The Alkalihalobacillus sp. TS-13 genomic interval CTCCCCCACGATTTTTGAGCTTTCTATACACATTGGTGTCTCTGTAGAATTGATCAACGAATCAATGGAATTCAGTGGTTATTACAGCGAAGAAGCAAACCTCCAAATGTTCCACATTTGCCATTAACCTTTATTCATCGTTTTAGCAGTCTGTTCTGTCCAATCGATGAATTCACTCCCATGGAAATGTTGATTCAACTCCCGGTGAAATTTCACCAAGTTTTCTACAAACTGTCTGTTTTCATTTGAGTTGTCCCCAAAGCTTTCTAGATACTCATACAATTTATAGGAAAATTGTTTGGATTCTTCGTGTTTTTCTTTTCCTTTTTCTGTCAATACGGCGTATGACACCCTTCGGTCTGAACTCTTTTTGATAAGGGTGATGAGGCCTTTTTGCTTGAGACGTGTAATGACTTGCATGACAGTAGAAACATCCCACAATCCAATCGTAGCGATTTTCGTTATTGTCGCTTCTTTCTCTAGTTGTACGATCCATAGTACGTGCTGTTCTGCCTGGGTAAGCCCAATGCTTCTTGCTGATTTCTGCCACTCTTCTTCCAGTACTTTGTAGGTTCCTCTCAGATAGTTCATCATGATATGTAGATTAGCTAATTTCACTACCAACGCCTCGCTTTCTCTATTCTATTTAATAGGCATTAAAAGGTAGTTTAATATTAACATATTTTGTAAGAGTCGACACCTTTCAATGCTTATCTAACAAAATTCGATACCTAGGACCTGTATTTGCCTAGAACCATGGAAGGATATAAAATAAGCAGTAAACTAGGAGAAAGTAAACTGGTGCCGATTCAGCCACTCCAAAAGTACCCCATTTCATCTCTTCAAGAGCCGAAAAAAAGAAGTTGACCAAATGAACGCCAACTTCACATGGTCAACCATTTATCAATCTGATTACTTGGCAGTTCCAACTTCTTCTATAATTCTCACTACAAGTTCCGAAGTTTTGACAAGCTCTTCGATCGGCATACGTTCATTCGTAGTATGAATCTCTTCATAACCTACAGCTAAGTTTACTGTTGGAATACCGAATCCAGCTATGATATTGGCGTCACTGCCTCCACCACTTTCTTGAAGCTCCGGTTTTCTTCCGATCTTTTCAACAGCTTGTTTCGCAACTTCCACCACATGGTCGCCATGATCAAATTTAAAGCCTGGATACATGACCTTGATTTCAACATCGGCTTTTCCACCCATTGTTTCAGCTGTACTTTCAAATGCTTCCTTCATCTTCTGTACCTGTACTTCCATTTTTTCAGGTATTAATGACCTTGCTTCAGCCAAAATATCGACATGATCGATGACGATATTCGTATTCGTTCCTGCACCACCTTCAAATCGACCAATGTTCGCAGTCGTTTCTTCATCAATCCGACCAAGAGGCATCTTCGCAATTGCCTTGGCAGCAATCGTGATTGCAGACACGCCTTTTTCAGGTGCAACACCTGCATGCGCTGTCTTTCCTTTGATTGCAGCCTTGATTTTCGCTTGAGTCGGTGCTGCTACAATAATATTTCCGACCTTACCGTCTGAATCAAGAGCAAAGCCGTACTGTGCATCTACATGTGCCGGATCAAGCTCCTTTGCCCCAACAAGACCAGATTCCTCACCTACAGTAATGACAAACTGGATTTTACCATGAGGGATATTTTGCTCCTTGAGGACTTTGATTGCCTCGAACATCGCTGCCAATCCTGTCTTGTCATCAGCTCCAAGTATCGTCGTCCCGTCACTTTTGATATAACCATCTTCAATGGATGGCTTGACTCCCTTCCCTGGAAGAACCGTGTCCATGTGGGAAGTGAAATAGATTGAGTCAGCCTTATCATTCGTAGCCGGCAATGTGCAAATGAGATTCCCGGCACCATGACCTGTTTTATCTTTAGCGTCATCCTCAAACACTTCTAAACCTGAATCTGAAAATTTCTGTTTGAGAACCTTTGAGATTTCTTCTTCATGTTTTGTTTCCGAGTCGATTTGGACCAATTCCAGAAACTCTTCAACAATTCTGTCTTGATTGATCATTATATTCTCCTTTCTTATCTACCCGATCTATAAATTGAGATAGTATTAAAGTGGGATGTTTCCGTGCTTTTTATAAGGACGTTTCACTTTTTTGTTGCGCAGCATATGTAATGCCTGAGTAAGCTTGATCCGTGTGTCTCTAGGATCGATGACATCATCGACCATTCCTCTGGCTGCAGCAACGTAAGGGTTCGCAAACTTCTCGCGGTATTCCGCAATTTTTTCCTGTCTCGTCTGTTCCGGGTTTTCACTATTGTTGATTTCCCGTGCGAAAATGATATTAGCCGCTCCTTCAGGTCCCATCACTGCAATTTCCGCGTTTGGCCAAGCAAACACGAGATCCGCTCCGATTGACTTACTGTTGAGTGCAACATAGGCTCCACCGTATGCTTTTCGTGTAATGACTGTGATCTTCGGGACAGTTGCCTCTGAATATGCATACAAGATTTTGGCGCCATGTCTTATAATACCCCCATGCTCCTGTTTGATGCCAGGGAAAAACCCTGTAACATCCTCAAATGTAATCAAAGGAATATTGAAACTATCACAGAACCGGATGAACCGAGCTACTTTATCAGATGAATCGATATCCAAACCGCCAGCCATCACTTTAGGCTGATTACAGATCAATCCGATAGCTTCACCGTTTATTCTGCCGAAGCCGACCACGGTATTCTTCGCAAAATCCTTGTGTACCTCCATGAATGAATCTTCATCCACAACCTCTAGGATAACATTTCTTACATCATAAGGGCGAATCGTTTCAAAAGGGACGACATCCGCAAGGTTTTCCCTATAATCGGATTCATTCTCGACTTGCTTCGGTTCAGGACGCTCTTCGCTATTTTGCGGTAAATATTCGAGCA includes:
- a CDS encoding MarR family winged helix-turn-helix transcriptional regulator, whose product is MMNYLRGTYKVLEEEWQKSARSIGLTQAEQHVLWIVQLEKEATITKIATIGLWDVSTVMQVITRLKQKGLITLIKKSSDRRVSYAVLTEKGKEKHEESKQFSYKLYEYLESFGDNSNENRQFVENLVKFHRELNQHFHGSEFIDWTEQTAKTMNKG
- a CDS encoding M20/M25/M40 family metallo-hydrolase, whose amino-acid sequence is MINQDRIVEEFLELVQIDSETKHEEEISKVLKQKFSDSGLEVFEDDAKDKTGHGAGNLICTLPATNDKADSIYFTSHMDTVLPGKGVKPSIEDGYIKSDGTTILGADDKTGLAAMFEAIKVLKEQNIPHGKIQFVITVGEESGLVGAKELDPAHVDAQYGFALDSDGKVGNIIVAAPTQAKIKAAIKGKTAHAGVAPEKGVSAITIAAKAIAKMPLGRIDEETTANIGRFEGGAGTNTNIVIDHVDILAEARSLIPEKMEVQVQKMKEAFESTAETMGGKADVEIKVMYPGFKFDHGDHVVEVAKQAVEKIGRKPELQESGGGSDANIIAGFGIPTVNLAVGYEEIHTTNERMPIEELVKTSELVVRIIEEVGTAK
- a CDS encoding acyl-CoA carboxylase subunit beta, encoding MDIYDKINELYDRRRQVEMGGGDERIEKQHEKGKLTARERIDLLLDKDSFVEINSFIEHRSSDFGMDKNHAPGEGVVTGYGTIHGRPVYLFAQDFTVFGGALGEMHAQKIAKVMDLAAENGAPFIGLNDSGGARIQEGVVSLDGYGQIFYRNSIYSGVIPQISVILGPCAGGAVYSPAITDFVFMVEKTSQMFITGPKVIETVTGEKISSEDLGGAKVHGTKSGNAHFTAPTEEEVLQEVRRLLEYLPQNSEERPEPKQVENESDYRENLADVVPFETIRPYDVRNVILEVVDEDSFMEVHKDFAKNTVVGFGRINGEAIGLICNQPKVMAGGLDIDSSDKVARFIRFCDSFNIPLITFEDVTGFFPGIKQEHGGIIRHGAKILYAYSEATVPKITVITRKAYGGAYVALNSKSIGADLVFAWPNAEIAVMGPEGAANIIFAREINNSENPEQTRQEKIAEYREKFANPYVAAARGMVDDVIDPRDTRIKLTQALHMLRNKKVKRPYKKHGNIPL